The stretch of DNA GTCGCGCATCGCGAAGCCAATCGCCACCGCAAGCGTGCCGCCCACCAGCGTGAGGACTGCGTCCGTCAGCTTGAAGCTCAGCGCGATCACCACCGCGCCGGTGATGATGTAGATCGCGAACCTCAGGAACGACTCGACCTTCTGGAAGGTCAGTCGACGGTTGGTGAAGCGATTGCCGAGCCCAACGACGATGTTGTTCAGGAAGCGCACGAGCAGCCCTGCGCCAACGACGACGCCGAGGGATACCAGCACGCCTGTCCAGCGGACGAAGCTGATGATCTTCTCTACGTCCGGCGTTTCGGTTTGGGCTTGCGCCGCTGCTGGA from Polyangiaceae bacterium encodes:
- a CDS encoding mechanosensitive ion channel family protein, whose protein sequence is MKRLSLPILGYVLLLPAAAQAQTETPDVEKIISFVRWTGVLVSLGVVVGAGLLVRFLNNIVVGLGNRFTNRRLTFQKVESFLRFAIYIITGAVVIALSFKLTDAVLTLVGGTLAVAIGFAMRD